CACAAAGATTACAAACTGATTAAAGTTACAATCTTGATAGCCCTGGTAAGATTTCATCAATTATAGTAGGTGTGTCTTACCGAgtatatattacacatatatttttatgtggtgaacccccccccccccaaggaaAAGCGTGTGAACTTAGCCTAGACACCTTTAATAGCTGCACAATAAACATTCACCATGTCACGTAGACCCTTGTGTGTCACAGACATTGGAGAGTTCTCCATCGTCTATGGTACGTATATAACTTGTTTGCATAAACAAATTAGAGTTCTTTTGTTTCGTACTAGCTAGCTACACATAATATTATTGTATTCTTTATGCTATGATTTCTAGGTAGATCAATTATAGCAAATCTTCAGATTCTTCTTCTTTACTTAGCACATTGAAATTAAAGATAGCAAACACATGATGCGGTTCAGTAACATTATTTATGATTCCGCCACTTGAGGGCGTACGTATACCTGGAGATCATGTAGCCAAAATTCTATGACTGCGGTAACTTTTGGTAAAGACCACGCACGTACTGTCGACGTCATTCactgtgtttgaaatgtttgttggTAAACGTCCTACACGTCGTATATGTTCAGTTACACTTTAACCATGCACAAAGACACAACACTGGAACATTTTGTCCTTTCAGACAACAAAGCACCTAGTTAaagatttatttcattatttatctgttcattttatgtcattatatattgtcattttgatgaCGTGCACACAATGTTGCTAAATATTAACAGAACCtgcaaataacaaaaaaaaatactcattGCTTTCTTGTTCTTGACATAAAATAATCAGGTCCACACAATCTGTATTTTCTCCAGCCTCAGTAATGTCAGACCACTTGTTCTAGATTTGAAATAAAGACACCTTCACATGCATTAATTTCTCTACTcagaatgaaacatttttaaggTAGACAAATGTGTCTGAGTCGTCAATTGGCCTGTAAatcaattctaaaaaaaaaagacactgTCATTGCTGGCTGAATGAAACAAGGGAACAGTTTATAGAGTCCAACGTGTTTGGTGGAAATCAGTGACAATCAAATGTTCTTTTATGTCTAAAGTAAATCTTTATGATAGAATGTATCAGATTTTTTATTCTTATTTTAAAGTTAATATTTTaaaacgacgacgacgacgacgacaacaacaacaacaacaataacaacaacaacaacaacaacaacaacaacacaatgaCAAATATGTATCTCGTGATGTCCTGTCATTTTctgtaattgttttatttagcattttgtttgtttttttgtaaccATTTTATGAATTTTGAATATTATCATTTCTATATTTCAAGGTTTGATTAGTGTTGGATACATAATGACAAAGATTAACTGTAAAAGCACATTCTTTGTTTTTTGATCTCTTTCCATTTCCTTACATTTTAAATGTTTAGTTATTTGTGATTTCAATTATCATTCTTCAGGagtatttataaatgtattcaGTACAATAGAAGGCAGTTACCTTGAAACAGAGTGTACATATTTATGAAGTGTTCAAGAAAGAGAATGCTAGCATCGATAAAGAACTGGCCGCTGGCCCAGGGTCTATTTACGAGAATTCAGGGCAAAATACGCAAACTTGGAAGACAATCACATTATTCATAGTCTGAGGTCACTGTAATTCTCTTCAAATATTTGACTAGATAATacggaaagaaagaaagaaatatagaaagaaagaaagaaagaaagaaagaaagaaagaaagaaagaaagaaagactaTAAATACTTAGTACGTATTGAGACTTTACTCCAAATCATGAGAACCCGAAGTTAACGTTCAAGGAATTGTTTACCCATAAACGGTGCCTCTAACGTATTTGAATTTGACTCAGTGGtatatattttcacttattttagTTATATTACGTAGCCTGTGTGCTTTTTTGTTGCCATGACCACGGCGTACCTCGAAGAGCCAGGATCGTGTTATGTATGACGTAGTCAACTAAAATACAGCGTATACAACTTTTACAGAGTGATGTAATACATAAATTCTAGATGTTGTAACCGGACTAATGTAGTAAAGCTGAGACCACTAGTTCTTCAGTTTGAATCAACCCATACACCATAGACGTTGATATCTCTCTCAAAAGTGCAGAACTTGATATGTCTTTATTAAATACAACAGAACATTGATAAGATTTATATTTTTAAGAATATGTTaacggatttttttttctcctgtCATAATTCTGTCGTTCTGTCAATAAAGTGAAGTGCCGTTGTAATTTTTGTGGAGATTGCGTGTTTTTGCTTTTCTAATGTGTGAAGTGTTGCATGCTGACGATCGACTATGGACTGCAAACAACCTCGGTCCCCACGAAGCCCAAATTTCCATTCTAATTGCTGTGATTTTTTTCTAAAGAAATGGAAAATGGCAATTCAGTTCATTGACTGCCTAGCTAGGTTGTGAAAAGAGTCGATACTTGCTTTCCATTGTGAAATGTATATGTGTCGTTTCAATTACTTCATCAAAAGCATTGTGTAAAAGCTTCATCATGAatcatagttggtggagggtctgtgcATGAATGAATCGAGTTATGTCAAACCATAGAGCCTGGTCAAACGCTGAATAATTCCTACGACCACCGCATGCACCGCACCTCTGTATATGTAAAACACTGTTTATTCCTTGTCTGTCGTTTTACGTAATTGAAAGGGTCTATAGTCTTCTAGTACCCCCATCATAATAATAGCACCCAGTCTTTACTTTAAGTTTTTAATGCACGCTTCACAAATGTTCAAATTCTTTGTCTGCAACATCATACACGACGGTTTTTCTGTCTGTCAAGAACATCTCATTGAAAATTGAACCTGGACCGAGTCTCGTACGTTTACCTTGTTATCAAAGTATATACGCAGGTTGCAATTATTATCATGAGACAGAGCACACTTGTCAAcacatattttttaattgtatttattaattAGATATCCAGGAAAACCACACTTGAACTACGTGTATTAAAATCACCaagtttttaaaactttttccCAACCATATTGGTAGCCTGTAAGATACGGGCATTTGTGCcacagggctgaacaacacaacgtatccaGTTACAGTCTACCATTATACTGGCCGACCAACGTGAAATATATAGACTAAAAAGCAACTCAAATCATAATATCAGTGAAAAGCAGCCTTTTTTTTGAGTAGGAATCGTAATTGCTTCCGATCcatacacatttacattgaTGAGTATATAGCAGAGAAAAGGTCGGCAAACATAGATGACATCTTTTGACAATACGTGGTCGTGGTAAACTTGAATTATTTATACTCATATTTGGCGGGCTGAATGACAGGTTTCGCTGGCGCGCATTGTGATCATGTGTGAACCCTGGTGACGTAGAGCTTGGCGACGCTACTTTGGGGCTTTGTCTTATTTTTTGGTTATTTTATTGCTTCAATACCAGCTACAACGAACTAATGAATGATTCATATTCTTTCATGTTATAAATACGTAAGATTTTCAAACAACGGTTTATTTTACTCGATCGAAACCTCAGTATGGCTCGTACCAAGCAAACCGCTCGCAAATCTACTGGTGGAAAGGCACCACGTAAGCAGTTGGCTACTAAAGCAGCTCGTAAAAATGCCCCAGCCACCGGAGGTGTGAAGAAACCACATCGTTACAGACCAGGAACAGTCGCTCTCCGTGAGATCCGTCGTTACCAGAAGAGCACTGAACTCCTCATCCGTAAACTCCCATTCCAGCGTCTTGTCCGTGAAATCGCTCAGGACTTCAAGACCGATCTCCGGTTCCAGTCGGCAGCTATTGGTGCTTTACAAGAGGCAAGCGAGGCATACTTGGTGGGACTTTTTGAAGACTGTAACCTGTGTGCCATCCATGCTAAGCGTGTCACCATCATGCCCAAAGACATGCAACTGGCTCGTCGTATACGTGGCGAGCGTGCATAGGACTAAATATCCAAACCAAAAGGCTCTTTTCAGAGCCatcacatcctccaaaaagggAGAACCATAATACCTTTAAAAAATCCTCTTTGTTTTAAAGAACAGAGTAAACCTAATCGTTTTATTATAGGCCAGTAAGGACCAGTAAGCCCTCGGCTGTGTGATCATGGTAGTATGTGGTACTTCCATTGTGTGATCATCATGGATACCTCTCCTAATACACCCATATGGTACCGGTGTGATATAACGTGTCGTGCCGTGCGTAAATTCATTTGAAGTTGTGTCTCATAGCGCTGCATGACATGCCGTATCTTAAAGACTAAAGTAAGTCCGTGTAATTAATGGAGACACAGACAAGAAAGGAGATTCGTACCTTTTCGCCAAGTGAACACATAGAGTAACGTCATAGTAAGCAAACAACGTAGTTCGCAACTGtcattgttttgttgtgtttcaaaattcaaatgGATTACAATCTAGTGGTTCTTCCAACAACGCCTCACTCTGTAGAAATCACAcgtttgtaatttgaaaaagcTATTTTGTTGACATAATTTCCAGTTTGAAATCTTGATCATTTTGACCAGTAACTGAAACCACCTAGGCCTGCGGTACCGGTGTCGAGATGACTCGtgtcaaaattgacaattaaTGATGGAGAGGCCTAGCATCCTACCAGACTTACTGTAATATTCTATTATTCAAGGTAATATTCAATATTCGGTTTGCTACTCGATGAGAAATCTCGGTTTTCAAAATTCAATCATGCTATCTATCCAGAAGTCACGCATTGACGTTTTTTTATCATACGGGCCACCATCATGTACAACAAATCCGTGTAGGGGCTATGTAATAACActattcttttagtggtctgatgTTACAACAATGAACGAACGTCACTGCTGTGTACAAAAGAATCTAATAAGCCATGTTAAAAGTCTTCATTTACACCTATCCGTGACAATGTTAACGTTTTGATAGAATCACGAACAATGACAGCATTTCGAGCATAGTAACGTAGGAAAACTGTCTCTAACGTCTATGCTTGATCAGCAGTAAATGGTTACAAAATGGCTTGATCCATCTCCGACTAGTTTTACACCTCAGCAAGCTTTTACAAGAACTTAGAACTGAATATGCTAAACTTGAAAATAATCTGAATGATGATTGtagagcgccatcaacgacgaaTATTTCAGTCTATGTCGAATTTAAGGTCGAATAGCACATAAGCGGGAGGGTGTGATGTTATTTAAATGTTCTTTTTCTATGTGATGTCAAAACGTTAAATTACTTTATTTGGAAACACACCTAAGTGTCACAATTCAAAATTCCAAACAGCGTTTTTGAGCACGCGAGAATGATCAAAATCTATCATAGTCTCGATAAATTCTTCTGAAAACTTTTAATgaagtgacaaacaaaacaggGTTTACAGAAGAACATTAATGTAATATAGATAACCACATATTCGTTACCATTAGATAAAAACACCATAAAAAATTAGGAAAATTTGGGGGTCATCGCCAAGTAGTGATAGTTCAACAAACTTTTCTACTATTCTTATATCAAACACAAACCAAGTTGGaagaaaaaatatggaatatatatattctggtcgtacgcgttctacgtcatgacaaagCGCGTGTATAtcacgacaacacatgtctacgtcactggttctgctataatcgaaatatgagtcaaaacgttcaaacttgccattactttccctgatttttctttgatattattggcagtggtataattgttattttccaatatcttccttcattcagccggaaaaccGTGacactcgtgacctaagggttgtcactagcACTACGAATCGCTACAAATGCCCCTTTAATAGGCCACTCCGTTTCACGATTTCACAGTTTCCAGGGctgaaaaatattggggaataacatgtGATTATATCGACTACCACCTTCTCCAAGAAATAAAGTGGTTACTAGATGGATACGGTGCATAAAGTGAACACAAAGGATAATCACAGTAGAAGTGAAATATGGCAAAACGGGCCTTCACTTTGATCGTATCGTcaggggtggggaggggggggggaattacCGACTGTATCATAATATACAGTCTAACATCTACTACCATGGCGGTATATATAAAGGGACGACATACTCCATATGACAGTATATCATGGAACACAAGtatatatttttacaatttgttaCGCAGTAGTATTTGCCTCATTTACAGAATATTTTACAAGTTGCTTTCACCACGCAGATTTTCGATATTCAGTATGCCCTTGCAATTGGGTTAAGTTAAAGACACAGTTTAATCATTATGTTTAAAAAGTCAATTTGCAGTCTCATGAGCATTCCAATGTTTGATTTACAAAGCACAACAGGAAAGAATGACAGAACGAGCTCGTTATGTTTCAACAGACTCAATCAAAagaaaacagcttcactatatATAGATTTTGAAACACACCGGCTAAAGTTCAGTACCCCTAATGTAAACCCGTGCGACGTACCTCTCTAGCGCGTGTATAATTTTACGTTGCACTGAACGATTATTGTTACAATGCTAAATTATAACGGAAGTCGATAGGCTATTGTAAGTCTATGTTCACCGGACAAGGGTTTtgttaaacccccccccccccccctccattacAGCGCTAGCGTTCTAGGTCAAGTTTGAGAACATCTGTGCGTGTACTAAAATGACGCTTATTTGACCGTCGTTTGACGGTTTGTACTGTCGTTGGAGGGAAGTAAAGACAAACGTTTGCACTTTCAGGGAAGCATGACTTAATCTAGGAAAGTTTATAAAGTTCATGTGGATATAACTTCTAGGGATCGTCGTTGAGGGCGTCATAAACTTCGCGTACATATGACTGAGTTAGTCCAACCCGTTCAGTTGTACAGCCGCACAAAACTTTTGCGAAAAGTAATTGGTCGCTGAGCCCTGAAATAACCTTTATTTTGAAACATGTAACCTTTGAGCTCCTCTACAAATTTAATGGCGATTAAAGGCAACATATATAACGACGAATGACGTCTCAACCATCAAGGGCGCAGATCGTGGCTTGAGGGGTGCTTCGTACGTCCTTCTGTTTGTCCGGCAAGTTTGCAACATCTGGCTGGGGGCGCAATTATAGGTCTCGTAATAAAATAAGGCCgaataaaatattgtgtggttccgattgcgctcaattttagaataggttgggtaggtagatttttcatttttcatattttttttccaatgtgtgagtgtctagttcaggtagttatgttttccattgttttccatatggtctttgtgttattggtttcttctcatcatgtacatacattacagattggaaaaacagttgtagattgtctttttatattgtttatgtcagtttcagcagccactatttctggcgagacttcacacaattttcgcgattttattatatttttctcgaatatgtaaaaaaaaagtttagggtcggcagtgaaaaactaatgGGTTCGGGCAACTGGCCTAAGGAGCAAACCGATTTTGTACATTTTCGTTTACGTACCCCCAGGTGTATAGCTTAAATATTGTATGTAGGGTTCCATCGGACGTACGCGTAGTCATGGCGACAgttgttgtacatgtaagtcacgTCAGATGACAGGGATACCAATATTACCCCGATGTCTATACACGTCGACGTACAATATGCGACTCGGTAGTGAAAGTCTTAAACTTGCGCTGTTACTTTATTCAAAAACACTCCAACTCATTCTTACTTATTAGAGATTAACTTATATTATGCgagaattcaaaatggccgtcGAAGACCACTTTATCCGAGTCTATAGGGAGTATAAAATTTTGTAGATTCCCTTGCATACTTAATGATGAACCGCAGATTTATTTCATATAGTTCAAAAGGACCGGAAACTAGCATTCGTATGGCAAAGGGAAATTCGGTTCTCGAGGCGTATTGATGTATTTCAATATGACTATAATTCTACTGTTTCTAATTAATCTCTAGCGGAGATCGAGTCACCTCAAGCAGAGTATGGAACAAATTGACCTCGAATCATCTTTAGAATGTACAGACCAAGAGGGGGAAGAACAATataagtcagtggtaagatttatccgtagtacagtgctcgatacgtctgcacgcagagcggagtatatgttgagggtagaagaaaatcaagtcgggtttttcgtctctacaagcctgtttcgtgagtaaatcattcgtcaggagatgttgatttactgaatatacctcgtataaatcgtgtggtgtaaggcgggaTTTACCTAGGGTCTTGAGTGGtgattttgtttgtacaaaaggtgtcaattatgtgtgcgatgggtcaggtgttacacaacaatgttttatttcgatggcgacaagaggatacaagttcatttcgtttatttaatatggatagttcgggtcggcagataataaagaacttttctttgaggcataaattgcacttcttgcttgcgctattgtaggttgggtgggatgaaaGTGGTCGCCAGGAAATGGAGTGGTCGATGTTTTTATCCTTGAGGGTCCAGATATGTTTGCTGAGTTCCGTAGAGTTCCTATTTTTACTGTGTCGGAATGATGCTGTGTGGTTTCTGTACCCTGTCTTAAACTCGTTTTCTGTGAGCCcaatgtatgtttctgtaatgtatatatatatatatatatatatatatatatatatatatatatatatatatatatatatatatatatatatatatatatatatataacagacAAAGGAAACCCCATTTTCCATTTTCTTTGTCTGTGGCAGCTACCCAGATGGGTTATTAGCAAGCTACTAAACAGCGCTTTCGTACAAATTAAAGTCGACAACTTCAGGTCCAATTCAAATTTCCAAGTAACGCTGCCATCAGTaggggccatattggattttgtcgTAAACCCGGTATAGTattcaaatattaattataaacaTCTATTTAATAAGGGCAGATTAGTtcatacagaatacaaatacTAAGTGAATTATCTTTTCTGGTCGGCGAAATTTCTATATCACTAGAACAATTTCTGgggaaatatataaaatatataaaggACTATTGGTCCCTGGTTGCCATACCAACTactaactttgtatagtaaGCTGCGCTAGCATTTGGTGGAATTATGCATAAATGTAATTTAACGGAATATAATTCAGAATTGAGCCAGTCGATTCCACCAatgaattaattattattaacacATGAAGGTTTTATGTTATAATACATTTTAGATAAGTAGCGAACGTCTGACGTAAACTCTAGAACTGTGATATGGCTAAGGTGGCCGCCATTGAAGGCACTGATGTACATATCACCAATGCGTAGGAGTTTGGGGCTATTAGCCGAACTATATATACCAGCATTTTCTCTCTGTACATTTCCTATCTGTAGTGTCAGTTTCAGTATCAGTATAAATACATTGAAGAAATCATTAACTGGTGTATAATCAGCGGAAGACGAGAGCAAAACACTTAGTTGTACAACAAGTCAAGTCTTTCCAAACTTAAATTGCCATTGGCATCACTCATGTCTAGCTAGTTCAAGTACTGTGATTTGTTCCTGTCTGTAATTGATCTTGGGAAAGAAAAAACTAGCTCCTGTAAATGTCTGTATTCAAGTATCAAATTTATTCCTCAAATTAATATAATGTAACAGACTCTGGACTAGCCTTTTCTGAATATATATGCTGCTCGAAACATTCATGGTGAAGTTTGGCATAGCTACTTTTTAATTTCTTCTTGATTGTGTATAAAATTCATTTGTCTTCTTTGTTTTCGACCAGACTGAGTTCAAAATGCATTTATAGTTTTTAGATCATGTGATAAGCATTAACTGATATGTTCGTCCCTGTCATGATAAATTTGTGACGTAATTTAGACATGTTAAGCtatcattttcttcaaaaccTTACAGTAAGGGAATCTACTTGGACCATTGCCTACGGGGAACCATgattctcccccccccccccctgcaggATACGTATGTCATCACTAATCAACCATCTCTCATTATATGATGACTTGAGAGTATTTCTAAAGGCTACAGGTATCCTTGTTATCGTAGAAATTCGACAAGGGGATCAGGAAGCAGACATCTGAAGTGCTGTCGGGCAAAAACAGAGATGACTCGTTATTCGTTAAGGCATACCGAAGTTGATTCTGGATTGTAAGCATCGCTATGATTCACTATTATAGACTGAGTAATAAATGGAAAGAATTAAAGTCTAAATCATTGAGAACTTAAATGTCAAGTGCAGGATATCATTGTTCAAGTGGAATGGAGTCATGACCGTCGAGAGATTAGAGTGACAGGCTTTAGTAGAATCTGCTTGTTGCCAGTTCGAACCTTGCCGCTGCTGCTCGTTCTTTTTTCCAGAATTTGAACCATGTTTGCGTCCAGTCAGTTCGGCTGTataactgggggggggggggggggcttgataggatagaggttgtaacgTGAATGTGTTTAAGTCCTACGTGTTGTGCCGAAATATGTTCATTCTGGGGGAAAATCATTATAAAGCGTTATAGAGCACAAATTGGGAAAGTGCCGCATAAAACTGACTCGATCATTCAAGTGATGCAtagattgaaaaacaaaattccCCTTGCTGTTAGAGTTAACtgtgaaaagtaaaataattctGTGAACATGTATACGTATATGGTTATAAAATGGTACAGAGGATCGTGATACATGTGTTTTGTCCTGTAAAATCATTGTTATATCGCGTCAACAtcttttgagagagagagagagagagagagagagagagagagagagagagagagagagagagagagagagagagagagagagagagaggggggggggaacacGTAAAACGAATTGATTTGGAGTAAGTCTGTCGATTTGTGTTCAGGTTAAACATTGAATTCAATCAAATGAGGCACGTACATCTATCTTCTATATTTTATAGGAACAGACGTGTAACAAACTGAGTGTTAACCTTTACTGTAACGCTCTGAAACAGTTAAGTACACTGACCATATaaagtatatgtgtattttcaacaacaacaacaacaacaacaacaacaacaataaccaccaccaccaccaccactactactactactactactactactactactactactactactactac
This region of Glandiceps talaboti chromosome 4, keGlaTala1.1, whole genome shotgun sequence genomic DNA includes:
- the LOC144433962 gene encoding histone H3.3 type 2-like; this translates as MARTKQTARKSTGGKAPRKQLATKAARKNAPATGGVKKPHRYRPGTVALREIRRYQKSTELLIRKLPFQRLVREIAQDFKTDLRFQSAAIGALQEASEAYLVGLFEDCNLCAIHAKRVTIMPKDMQLARRIRGERA